In the Armatimonas rosea genome, CGCTTCCCCGAGCGTCTCTGTGAGCTGCTCCAGAGCGATCTAGCCCTCGCGCGACACCCCGGTGGGACACTCACGACCTGCGCCGATGGCCACCTCCAGCACTTTCCCCCGGGGGCTCTGGAGGCCCTGGCCCGCCAGGGCGACGACCCCCTGCAAGTCCCTCTCTGAAAGCACCTCTATGAAGTCCCTACGTTTTCTCTGGCTCTTTTGTCTTCTCCTTGCCGCACCTGTCTGGGCACACCCCATGCAGGTGGAGGCGGTGGTCGCGAAGCTTCGGCCCCAGGAGACCTATCTCTATATCGAGTTCGTGGGCAATGTCCAGGACATCACACAGATCCCCGGCGTCACCCTGGGCGATGACCGCCGCAACCCCGATGGCACCTTCCCCACCGACTTTCAGAAGAAGCTGGAGGGCTACATCAACGGGGGCTTCAAGCTGGAGCAGGCCGGTCAGCCCTGGCCCGGAGAGCTGACCCAGGTCCGCTACGACACGAGCCTGGATGTCACCCGCTCGCGCTTCACGCTCTCGATGCGCTACCCTCGCACCCCCGGCCAGACCCAGGCCATCACGATCACCAACACGCTCTTTGACTACCTCCCCAACGCGGAGACGATGATTGTCGCGGGAGGCACCACGCAGCGCCTGAAGACTGGTAGCCAAGCGACCGTGAACCCGGCGGACCTGACCACCAACCTGCTGCGCAATATCCAGCAGTTCCTCCTCTCCGGCATGGAGCACATCGTCACTGGCCCCGACCACCTGCTCTTTATCTTCGCCTTCCTGCTGGCCACCACGAGCTTCCGCGCGATCATCAAGACCCTCACGGGCTTCACGATCGCCCACTCTGTCACCCTGATCCTGACCACCTTGGGGATCCTGAGCTTCCCCGCCCGCTGGGTCGATGTGATTGTGGCACTCTCGATTGTGTTTGTGGGGGTGGAGAATATTATTGGGCTGCGAAAAAAGAGCGCCTTCAAGAACCGCTTCTGGGTGGCGACCTGCTTTGGGTTTATCCATGGCTTCGCCTTCGCCGGCAACCTGCGAGACATGGGCCTCCCCGAGGGAAGCGCCTTGGTCTGGAGCCTGCTCTCCTTCAACCTCGGGGTGGAGACCGCACAGGTGCTACTCTGCTGCATCGCCTTTCCTCTGCTCCTCTGGTGGCGCAGAGACACCGAGAAGCGCCCCAGCTCCAGCCTGACCTGGAAGAGCATCCAGCTGATGCTCTCCGGGCTGATCGCAGGCGCAGGGGCGGTCTGGATGTTCCAGCGACTCCTGGGCGGTTAATGTTATTTTGTTGCAATAGTATTTTAGTTGTGATATTCTTGTCGATGTGAGTTACTTGATGCGTGGCTAGTGAGAACAACTAACCCACCCGTCCCGGCGCTGTTCAGCCTCCTGCCGGGACGGCTTTTTTTGTGAGGAGATAGATGAGACCACGACGAAGCGTCTTTACGCTGATTGAGCTTTTAGTTGTTATTGCCATTATTGCGATCTTGGCCTCAATCCTCTTCCCGGTCTTTGCCCAGGCACGAGGCAAGGCGCGGCAGGCGAGCAACCTCTCGAACCTGAAGCAGATCGGGCTTGCGGTGCTGATGTATGCCCAGGACTACGACGAGACCATGGTGCCCTATCTCTTGCCGCGGGTCGGGGGAGGGACGGTCTGGTGGCATGGGGTGACCCTACCCACGAGCCCCTTGACCTACCGCCGCGAAGAGGGGTTGATCCAGCCCTACATGAAGAATGTCCAGATCCAGGACTGCCCCGTGGGAAAAGACATTCCCACGCCGTTTAACTGGGTGGGAGGCAACCTCGTGCCCGCCTACGGCACCAACGCGCTAGCCTTTGTGCAGCCAACCGCCGCCAATCCCACGACCGTGAGCCTGGCGGCGTTTCAGGAGCCCGCCAGCACGATGCTGATGCTCGATGCGGTGAATGCGGTCAATCCCGCGGCGCTGACCAAGTCGTTTTTTATCTCCCCCAACTGGACACGTAATGCCGCCGGTGCGGTAGTCGATAATGGCGGAGCGGCCAGTAGCCTTGCGCCCCGCGTGCATGGCCGCCACTCGGGCAACACGGCGTGCGTGCTCTGGGCCGATGGGCATGTGACTGTCGCGCGTCCCCAGTTCCGCCCCGCAGGCTCTGCCGCGATCAACGACAACCGCCGCGCTCGTAATGTGGGGGAGCTCTCGCCCGTGGCTCTGCCCGCCACCATCACCGCCAGCGACCCGCGTCTGGTAGAGTACAACCGATTCTTTGCACTGGATAAGACCACGGGCCTATGAAACGACGCGTTTTTCTCTTGGCGGCACTGCTCCTGCTTGCACCGCTCCTCCCCGCCAAGGCAGGCGCTCAGGCACTCTTCCCCTCGGAGTGCTTTCCTGTCGAGCGCCTGCCTGCTGCCCTTCGCCCCAAGGCTGAGGAGATCCTTCTCAAGCTCTTGGACTCGGAGGGGCTCTACACCGTGGTGGGGGGGATGAAGCCCATGTCCAGCGGGTTTGTGAGCGCCTATTTCGCGGTGGATCGGCCCGATACCGCGCGGCTGGACGAGCTGCGCCAGGTGCTGGGGGCGCTCCGCTGTGGCCCCAACCTGCGCTGTGAGCTGCTGGTCTTTCATACGGCCAACGACGGCAAGCGCTACGCCGAAGCAGTCGTGTTCTACCGGCCCGCGGTTGCTCAAATCACCCGCACCTACGAGAGCTACTTCGCCCCGCTGGGCCTCACACCCCACACCGATCCGCTCGAAGTCGCACTCTCCGTAGAGCATCTTGAGGGTGCCCCGCGCAACCGGGGGCTAGGCTACCTCTACGGCTACCCCAAGCCTGCGGTGGACTTCTTTGTGGCAGGGCAGGAGGAGTACGCCCGCACCAAGAAGATCACCCCCCGCGACTTTCGCCAGATA is a window encoding:
- a CDS encoding HupE/UreJ family protein yields the protein MKSLRFLWLFCLLLAAPVWAHPMQVEAVVAKLRPQETYLYIEFVGNVQDITQIPGVTLGDDRRNPDGTFPTDFQKKLEGYINGGFKLEQAGQPWPGELTQVRYDTSLDVTRSRFTLSMRYPRTPGQTQAITITNTLFDYLPNAETMIVAGGTTQRLKTGSQATVNPADLTTNLLRNIQQFLLSGMEHIVTGPDHLLFIFAFLLATTSFRAIIKTLTGFTIAHSVTLILTTLGILSFPARWVDVIVALSIVFVGVENIIGLRKKSAFKNRFWVATCFGFIHGFAFAGNLRDMGLPEGSALVWSLLSFNLGVETAQVLLCCIAFPLLLWWRRDTEKRPSSSLTWKSIQLMLSGLIAGAGAVWMFQRLLGG
- a CDS encoding prepilin-type N-terminal cleavage/methylation domain-containing protein, encoding MRPRRSVFTLIELLVVIAIIAILASILFPVFAQARGKARQASNLSNLKQIGLAVLMYAQDYDETMVPYLLPRVGGGTVWWHGVTLPTSPLTYRREEGLIQPYMKNVQIQDCPVGKDIPTPFNWVGGNLVPAYGTNALAFVQPTAANPTTVSLAAFQEPASTMLMLDAVNAVNPAALTKSFFISPNWTRNAAGAVVDNGGAASSLAPRVHGRHSGNTACVLWADGHVTVARPQFRPAGSAAINDNRRARNVGELSPVALPATITASDPRLVEYNRFFALDKTTGL